The Sandaracinaceae bacterium genome includes a region encoding these proteins:
- a CDS encoding IPT/TIG domain-containing protein, which yields MTRLPLLLVLGALLSPLFAPTLAGAQVRRPMPVVQRIEPTSGPPGTLISLIGRYFGAEQTIWLGDAQLEVQSRLPNRWTATVPEGARSGSLEIRTPRGNVRGPRFRVTQAAPAPVISGFEPETGAAGTEVVIEGEHFSPRLAENQVRLGDRPVVVRSANPNALRVIIPSGAASGAFSVHVDGAGSVTSEASFTIGTGTSVSGFEPALGPPRTRVTLTGTGFHRSRARNRVYLGEQRARVLRASETELVVEVPRRDPQSGRWLVDVRGAGRAYSEREFQVRYEPVVREMSPSFGAPGTRVTLIGDHFGSDVRQITATLGETNLVVRDLSAQRLVVEVPQGATDGRIAITVAGLGPARAPEDFDVVQPVSVTAFSPRSGGAGTEVTITGRGFSAEAERNTVTLSGQRAEVVRASAEELVVRVPEAASGALVVAVANAGEDRTQQPFVVTRVPVITSFSPAQGPAGTAVTIEGRNFGTRTGLVRVQIGDRNAQVVSASGTALRVVIPSQAATGRLRVTVRLQGSAESDQDFTVTDSAPQ from the coding sequence ATGACCCGACTCCCCCTCCTCCTCGTGCTGGGCGCGCTCTTGTCGCCCCTCTTCGCGCCCACCCTCGCGGGCGCCCAGGTCCGCCGCCCCATGCCCGTGGTGCAGCGCATCGAGCCGACGTCGGGCCCGCCGGGCACGCTGATCAGCCTGATCGGTCGCTACTTCGGCGCGGAGCAGACGATCTGGCTGGGCGACGCGCAGCTCGAGGTCCAGAGCCGGCTGCCGAACCGGTGGACGGCGACGGTGCCCGAGGGCGCCCGCAGCGGGAGCCTCGAGATCCGGACGCCCCGCGGCAACGTGCGTGGCCCCCGCTTCCGGGTGACCCAGGCCGCGCCCGCGCCGGTCATCAGCGGCTTCGAGCCCGAGACGGGGGCGGCCGGGACCGAGGTGGTGATCGAAGGCGAGCACTTCTCGCCGCGGCTCGCCGAGAACCAGGTGCGGCTCGGGGACCGGCCCGTCGTCGTGCGCAGCGCCAACCCCAACGCGCTCCGGGTGATCATCCCGAGCGGCGCCGCGTCGGGCGCCTTCTCCGTCCACGTCGACGGGGCCGGCTCCGTCACGAGCGAGGCGAGCTTCACCATCGGCACGGGCACGTCGGTCAGCGGCTTCGAGCCCGCGCTGGGGCCGCCCCGCACCCGGGTGACCCTGACGGGCACGGGCTTCCACCGCAGCCGCGCCCGCAACCGGGTCTATCTCGGGGAGCAGCGCGCGCGGGTCCTGCGGGCGTCCGAGACCGAGCTGGTCGTGGAGGTGCCGCGCCGCGACCCGCAGTCCGGCCGCTGGCTGGTCGACGTGCGCGGCGCCGGGCGCGCCTACTCCGAGCGCGAGTTCCAGGTCCGCTACGAGCCGGTGGTGCGGGAGATGAGCCCGAGCTTCGGCGCGCCCGGCACCCGGGTCACCCTCATCGGCGATCACTTCGGCAGCGACGTGCGGCAGATCACCGCCACGCTGGGCGAGACCAACCTGGTCGTGCGCGACCTCAGCGCGCAGCGCCTGGTCGTCGAGGTGCCGCAGGGCGCGACCGACGGCCGCATCGCGATCACCGTCGCCGGCCTCGGCCCGGCCCGGGCGCCCGAGGACTTCGACGTCGTGCAGCCGGTGTCGGTCACGGCCTTCTCCCCGCGGAGCGGCGGGGCGGGGACCGAGGTGACCATCACGGGCCGCGGCTTCTCGGCCGAGGCGGAGCGCAACACGGTCACGCTCTCGGGCCAGCGCGCCGAGGTGGTGCGCGCGAGCGCGGAGGAGCTGGTCGTGCGCGTCCCGGAGGCCGCGAGCGGCGCCCTGGTGGTCGCGGTCGCGAACGCGGGAGAGGACCGCACGCAGCAGCCCTTCGTGGTCACGCGCGTCCCCGTCATCACTAGCTTCTCGCCCGCGCAGGGGCCCGCCGGCACCGCGGTGACGATCGAGGGCCGAAACTTCGGCACCCGCACCGGCCTGGTGCGCGTGCAGATCGGCGACCGCAACGCGCAGGTCGTCAGCGCGAGCGGCACGGCGCTCCGCGTCGTCATCCCCTCGCAGGCCGCGACGGGCCGCCTCCGGGTGACCGTGCGCCTCCAGGGCAGCGCCGAGTCGGACCAGGACTTCACGGTCACCGACTCCGCCCCGCAGTAG
- the guaB gene encoding IMP dehydrogenase gives MLEERLESALTFDDVLLVPGYADFLPSEADVRTRVTRELSLNIPILSSAMDTVTEWRTAVTMAREGGLGIIHKNLTPEEQALEVKKVKRAESGMILNPVTIGPKHTLDQALSIMRENDISGLPVVENGKPVGILTSRDIRFEQNLAQPVDQLMTRELVTVPPGVAQARAKELLHSHRIEKLLVVEEDGSLAGLITIKDLLQAERFPGAIKDEHGRLRCGAAIGVGPDRVERAAALVGAGVDVIVIDTAHGHSKGVLDAVRDVKRAHPDVQLVAGNIATAEATEALIEAGADAIKVGIGPGSICTTRIVAGVGVPQITAITKCAQAAKKHDVPVIADGGIKFSGDVVKAIASGADVVMIGSLFAGTDESPGQLVLYQGRTYKSYRGMGSLSAMRKGSKDRYGQAEVQDVGKLVPEGIEGRVPYRGALSSVIYQMVGGLRAGMGYTGCKDIPALRSKAKFVKQSPQGLRESHVHDVVVTEEAPNYRV, from the coding sequence GTGCTCGAAGAACGGCTCGAATCAGCCCTGACGTTCGATGACGTCTTGCTCGTCCCCGGCTACGCGGACTTTCTCCCCTCGGAGGCCGACGTGCGCACGCGCGTCACCCGGGAGCTGTCGCTCAACATCCCCATCCTCTCCAGCGCGATGGACACCGTCACCGAGTGGCGGACCGCGGTGACGATGGCGCGCGAAGGCGGCCTCGGCATCATTCACAAGAACCTCACCCCCGAGGAGCAGGCCCTCGAGGTCAAGAAGGTCAAGCGCGCCGAGAGCGGCATGATCTTGAACCCGGTCACGATCGGGCCGAAGCACACGCTCGACCAGGCGCTCTCGATCATGCGGGAGAACGACATCTCGGGCCTGCCGGTGGTGGAGAACGGCAAGCCGGTCGGCATCCTCACGAGCCGCGACATCCGCTTCGAGCAGAACCTCGCCCAGCCGGTCGATCAGCTCATGACGCGCGAGCTGGTCACGGTGCCGCCGGGCGTGGCGCAGGCGCGCGCGAAGGAGCTGCTCCACTCCCACCGCATCGAGAAGCTGCTCGTGGTCGAGGAGGACGGAAGCCTCGCGGGCCTGATCACCATCAAGGATCTGCTCCAGGCGGAGCGCTTCCCCGGCGCCATCAAGGACGAGCACGGCCGGCTGCGCTGCGGCGCCGCGATCGGCGTCGGTCCGGACCGCGTGGAGCGGGCGGCGGCCCTGGTCGGCGCGGGGGTGGACGTGATCGTCATCGACACCGCGCACGGGCACAGCAAGGGCGTGCTCGACGCGGTGCGCGATGTGAAGCGGGCGCACCCGGACGTGCAGCTCGTGGCGGGCAACATCGCCACCGCGGAGGCGACCGAGGCGCTCATCGAGGCCGGCGCGGACGCGATCAAGGTCGGCATCGGCCCCGGCAGCATCTGCACGACGCGCATCGTCGCGGGCGTCGGCGTGCCGCAGATCACCGCGATCACGAAGTGCGCGCAGGCGGCGAAGAAGCACGACGTGCCCGTCATCGCCGACGGCGGCATCAAGTTCTCGGGCGACGTGGTCAAGGCCATCGCGTCGGGCGCCGACGTGGTGATGATCGGCAGCCTCTTCGCGGGCACCGACGAGAGCCCGGGCCAGCTCGTGCTCTACCAGGGCCGCACCTACAAGAGCTACCGCGGCATGGGCTCGCTGAGCGCCATGCGCAAGGGCAGCAAGGACCGCTACGGCCAGGCCGAGGTGCAGGACGTCGGCAAGCTCGTGCCGGAGGGCATCGAGGGGCGCGTGCCGTACCGCGGCGCGCTCTCGAGCGTCATCTACCAGATGGTGGGCGGCCTGCGCGCGGGCATGGGCTACACCGGCTGCAAGGACATCCCGGCGCTCCGCAGCAAGGCGAAGTTCGTCAAGCAGAGCCCGCAGGGCCTCCGCGAGAGCCACGTGCACGACGTCGTGGTCACCGAAGAGGCCCCGAACTACCGGGTCTGA
- a CDS encoding MopE-related protein: MSSQRTTLFILVAALAVGGCTAITGFGGYTPRGDTDGGQGMDADTPDSGNDGGVDRDGAVDEDGGMGGCDPACGAGEECVEGSCMCGVGPSCAAGNACCDGSCTDVGTISNCGGCGEECPMGPNFTATCNAGTCDGTCNAGFDNCDGAMANGCEQSLIDPEHCGACENACAGTELCAAPGGGPPSCVSSCGADETECSGACVDTNSSPVHCGRCGNACPSSPPGATGSTCSGGTCRPICRAGFDDCDGNPMNGCEMLRQFWPDGDRDGYGNPTGAPMTACVAPANFADNNRDCDDTQPGINPGASEVCNGLDDNCDTRADETFTCALGDSRTCTMTISGCTGMGVQDCTTTCGGFGSCVLTESCDRTDTDCDGFVDEAMLGMGTSRVVVTSGVRAPRAAWGVSAGADHIGLVYESAGSAYFQALLPDGSTVGGATRVGSGPTSWDVAYTGSHFLVAIADRSANRIELAAFSPTGVAGATSAVSTDLSPNYVRLDRIGTTDQLALLHTGGDTSAGHEAIMTRLRTGSSHTTAPAFDGTFRLESSGGPRIMSDPAVVRTTAGAFLVFAHYNSSGGVDEVPLYRVVPGSSPIMVGRLGAGDGFTERDLELAYDPNGDLVALLYRRYSASGAPMDWTIETLDTFGSRRGDVGIVSGGWVSLASAGDGNFAVVRDVSGGPQLERYRASDLMAVRGSLTTAAGHERHLVGIGGAGSSSSRYVAFSEAGTLSAQPVVCR; the protein is encoded by the coding sequence ATGAGCAGTCAGAGGACCACGCTCTTCATCCTGGTCGCGGCCCTGGCGGTCGGCGGCTGCACCGCCATCACCGGCTTCGGCGGGTACACGCCGCGCGGCGACACGGACGGCGGCCAGGGCATGGACGCCGACACTCCCGACTCCGGGAACGACGGCGGCGTCGACCGGGACGGCGCCGTGGACGAAGACGGCGGCATGGGCGGGTGCGACCCTGCCTGCGGGGCGGGCGAGGAGTGCGTCGAGGGCAGCTGCATGTGCGGCGTCGGCCCGTCTTGCGCGGCCGGCAACGCCTGCTGTGATGGCTCCTGCACCGACGTCGGCACCATCTCCAACTGCGGCGGCTGCGGCGAGGAGTGCCCGATGGGGCCGAACTTCACCGCGACCTGCAACGCCGGCACCTGCGACGGGACCTGCAACGCTGGCTTCGACAACTGCGACGGCGCGATGGCCAACGGCTGCGAGCAGTCGCTGATCGACCCCGAGCACTGCGGCGCGTGCGAGAACGCCTGCGCGGGGACAGAGCTCTGCGCGGCGCCCGGAGGAGGACCGCCGAGCTGCGTGTCCAGCTGCGGCGCGGACGAGACGGAGTGCTCGGGCGCGTGCGTCGACACCAACAGCAGCCCCGTCCACTGCGGCCGCTGCGGCAACGCGTGCCCGTCCTCGCCTCCCGGCGCGACCGGCTCGACGTGCAGCGGGGGCACGTGCCGCCCCATCTGTCGCGCGGGCTTCGACGACTGCGACGGCAACCCGATGAACGGCTGCGAGATGCTGCGCCAGTTCTGGCCCGACGGCGATCGAGACGGCTACGGCAACCCGACCGGCGCGCCGATGACGGCGTGCGTGGCGCCCGCGAACTTCGCCGACAACAATCGCGACTGCGACGACACCCAGCCGGGGATCAACCCCGGCGCGAGCGAGGTCTGCAACGGGCTCGACGACAACTGCGATACCCGCGCGGACGAGACCTTCACGTGCGCGCTGGGCGACTCCCGGACCTGCACGATGACCATCTCCGGCTGCACGGGCATGGGCGTACAGGACTGCACCACGACCTGCGGCGGCTTCGGCAGCTGCGTGCTCACCGAGTCCTGCGACCGCACGGACACCGACTGCGACGGGTTCGTCGACGAGGCGATGCTCGGCATGGGCACCTCACGCGTCGTGGTGACGTCTGGGGTCCGCGCGCCTCGCGCGGCGTGGGGCGTCTCGGCGGGCGCCGATCACATCGGCCTGGTCTACGAGAGCGCGGGCTCTGCGTACTTCCAGGCGCTCCTCCCCGACGGGTCCACGGTCGGCGGGGCGACGCGCGTGGGAAGCGGCCCGACGAGCTGGGACGTGGCGTACACGGGGAGCCACTTCCTGGTCGCCATCGCGGATCGCAGCGCCAACCGGATCGAGCTGGCTGCGTTCAGCCCCACGGGCGTCGCGGGGGCGACCTCGGCCGTCTCCACCGACCTGAGCCCCAACTACGTCCGCCTGGACCGCATCGGCACGACCGATCAGCTCGCCTTGCTGCACACGGGCGGCGACACCTCCGCGGGGCACGAGGCCATCATGACCCGGCTCCGCACCGGGAGCTCGCACACCACCGCGCCAGCCTTCGACGGCACCTTCCGCCTCGAGAGCTCCGGAGGGCCGCGGATCATGTCGGACCCGGCCGTGGTTCGCACGACCGCGGGCGCCTTCCTGGTGTTCGCGCACTACAACAGCTCTGGCGGCGTCGACGAGGTCCCTCTGTATCGCGTCGTCCCCGGCTCGAGCCCGATCATGGTCGGTCGACTGGGCGCGGGCGACGGCTTCACCGAGCGCGATCTCGAGCTCGCGTACGACCCGAACGGGGATCTCGTCGCCCTGCTCTATCGACGCTACAGCGCGAGCGGCGCGCCGATGGACTGGACGATCGAGACGCTCGACACCTTCGGCAGTCGGCGCGGCGACGTCGGCATCGTGAGCGGCGGCTGGGTCTCGCTCGCCTCCGCCGGCGACGGGAACTTCGCGGTCGTGCGCGATGTCTCGGGGGGCCCGCAGCTCGAGCGCTACCGGGCGTCGGACCTCATGGCCGTGCGAGGGTCGCTGACCACGGCGGCCGGACACGAGCGCCACCTCGTCGGGATCGGCGGGGCCGGCAGCAGCTCGAGCCGCTACGTCGCCTTCAGCGAGGCGGGGACGCTCTCGGCGCAGCCGGTGGTCTGCCGCTGA
- a CDS encoding tetratricopeptide repeat protein — protein MLGRGCSHFARAALVGLLVCASAAPALAQGEDESEARMHFRVGRAYYDSGRFLEAAHEFEEAYRQSDRPQLLYNIFVAYRDAGRLQEAMEALRRYLELVPDAENRDQLTARLAAMERVAARQATAPSETTPSETTPSETAHSETTPAETTDTAEATATTEATATSEAGAATETSEGATGGGGLWVPGFIIGGVGAAAAIAGVITGVLALDAQASLESDYNCDAEGRCDPGFEGARDSGATLAGLTDGLLIGGLVVAATGVVLAFVLADDGGDEDTARFDFSCGPTGCMAGLRGQLP, from the coding sequence ATGCTTGGGAGAGGGTGCTCACACTTCGCGCGCGCGGCGCTCGTCGGCCTGTTGGTCTGCGCCTCCGCGGCGCCCGCGCTGGCGCAGGGAGAGGACGAGTCGGAGGCGCGCATGCACTTCCGGGTCGGCCGCGCGTACTACGACAGCGGGCGTTTCCTGGAGGCCGCGCACGAGTTCGAGGAGGCCTACCGACAGAGCGACCGGCCGCAGCTCCTCTACAACATCTTCGTGGCCTACCGGGACGCCGGCCGGCTCCAGGAGGCGATGGAGGCGCTGCGCCGCTACCTCGAGCTGGTGCCGGACGCGGAGAACCGAGACCAGCTGACCGCGCGGCTCGCGGCGATGGAGCGGGTGGCGGCGCGCCAGGCGACGGCCCCGTCCGAGACCACGCCGTCCGAGACCACGCCGTCCGAGACCGCGCACTCCGAGACGACGCCGGCCGAGACCACGGACACCGCAGAGGCGACGGCGACGACCGAGGCCACCGCCACCAGCGAGGCCGGGGCGGCGACCGAGACGTCGGAGGGCGCGACCGGAGGCGGCGGGCTCTGGGTGCCCGGCTTCATCATCGGTGGCGTCGGCGCCGCGGCGGCGATCGCGGGCGTCATCACCGGGGTGCTCGCGCTCGACGCGCAGGCCAGCCTCGAAAGTGACTACAACTGCGACGCCGAGGGTCGGTGCGACCCGGGCTTCGAGGGCGCGCGGGACAGCGGCGCCACGCTCGCCGGGCTGACCGACGGGCTCCTGATCGGCGGCCTCGTGGTCGCCGCCACGGGCGTGGTGCTCGCCTTCGTGCTCGCCGACGACGGCGGGGACGAAGACACCGCGCGCTTCGACTTCTCTTGCGGCCCGACCGGATGCATGGCGGGCCTTCGGGGGCAGCTGCCATGA
- the guaA gene encoding glutamine-hydrolyzing GMP synthase — MERSFVLILDFGSQYTQLIARRIREQHVYCEIQPCTLDIAEIRRLSPSAVVLSGGPASVFEEGAPRVDDGVFELGVPVLGICYGMQLFCHLLGGQVEPASEREYGAATITVAQAEGVFEPFDPGATLDVWMSHGDRVAKLPEGFETLASTDNAPFAAVGNAERKIYGLQFHPEVAHTPQGPELLGAFLFHICGLKADWTPGSFIEESIEKIRAAVGDGQAICGLSGGVDSSVAAILVQRAIGERLTCIFVDNGVLRKGEATEVVKTFRDHFHLKLIHVDAAEQFLTALEGVTDPEEKRKIIGRVFIEVFEEEAKKVENAGHLVQGTLYPDVIESVSFKGPSALIKTHHNVGGLPERMELSLIEPLRELFKDEVREVGAALGMPHHILWRHPFPGPGLAIRCLGAIDEEKLRILREADHIWIDEIRRAEMYDQIWQAFAVLLPVKSVGVMGDFRTYEYVVALRAVSSRDGMTADWSRLPDSLLARASNRIINEVRGVNRVVYDVSSKPPATIEWE; from the coding sequence ATGGAACGGAGCTTCGTCCTCATCCTGGATTTCGGGTCTCAGTACACGCAGCTGATCGCGCGGCGCATCCGCGAGCAGCACGTCTACTGCGAGATTCAGCCCTGCACCCTGGACATCGCGGAGATCCGCCGCCTCTCGCCGAGCGCGGTCGTGCTCAGCGGCGGGCCGGCGAGCGTGTTCGAGGAGGGCGCGCCGCGGGTCGACGACGGCGTGTTCGAGCTCGGCGTGCCCGTGCTCGGCATCTGCTACGGGATGCAGCTCTTCTGCCACCTGCTGGGCGGCCAGGTCGAGCCCGCGAGCGAGCGCGAGTACGGCGCGGCCACCATCACCGTCGCGCAGGCCGAGGGCGTCTTCGAGCCGTTCGATCCAGGCGCCACGCTCGACGTCTGGATGAGCCACGGCGACCGCGTCGCGAAGCTCCCCGAGGGCTTCGAGACCCTGGCCAGCACCGACAACGCGCCGTTCGCCGCCGTCGGCAACGCCGAGCGGAAGATCTACGGCCTCCAGTTCCACCCCGAGGTCGCGCACACGCCCCAGGGCCCGGAGCTGCTCGGCGCCTTCCTGTTCCACATCTGCGGCCTGAAGGCCGACTGGACCCCGGGCTCCTTCATCGAGGAGTCCATCGAGAAGATCCGCGCCGCCGTCGGCGACGGCCAGGCCATCTGCGGGCTCAGCGGCGGCGTGGACTCGTCGGTCGCCGCCATCCTCGTGCAGCGCGCGATCGGCGAGCGGCTCACGTGCATCTTCGTCGACAACGGCGTGCTCCGGAAGGGCGAGGCCACCGAGGTGGTCAAGACCTTCCGCGACCACTTCCACCTGAAGCTCATCCACGTCGACGCGGCCGAGCAGTTCCTGACCGCGCTCGAGGGCGTGACGGACCCCGAGGAGAAGCGGAAGATCATCGGCCGCGTCTTCATCGAGGTCTTCGAGGAGGAGGCGAAGAAGGTCGAGAACGCCGGCCACCTCGTCCAGGGGACGCTCTACCCGGACGTCATCGAGAGCGTCTCCTTCAAGGGCCCGAGCGCGCTCATCAAGACGCACCACAACGTGGGCGGGCTCCCGGAGCGCATGGAGCTCTCGCTCATCGAGCCGCTGCGCGAGCTGTTCAAGGACGAGGTCCGCGAGGTCGGCGCCGCGCTCGGCATGCCACATCACATCCTCTGGCGTCACCCGTTCCCCGGGCCCGGGCTCGCGATCCGCTGCCTCGGCGCCATCGACGAGGAGAAGCTCCGCATCCTGCGCGAGGCCGACCACATCTGGATCGACGAGATCCGTCGCGCCGAGATGTACGACCAGATCTGGCAGGCCTTCGCGGTGCTGCTCCCGGTGAAGTCGGTGGGCGTGATGGGCGACTTCCGCACGTACGAGTACGTGGTGGCGCTCCGCGCGGTCAGCTCGCGCGACGGCATGACCGCCGACTGGTCGCGCCTGCCCGACAGCCTGCTCGCCCGCGCGAGCAATCGCATCATCAACGAGGTCCGCGGCGTCAACCGCGTGGTCTACGACGTCTCCTCCAAGCCCCCCGCGACGATCGAGTGGGAGTGA
- a CDS encoding competence/damage-inducible protein A: MARRAAALVIGNEILTGKIRDENVHVLAKELRLLGIVLDRVIICPDDIDVIADDLRALRRSHDLVFTSGGVGPTPDDVTLPAVAKSFDRPLVRSETIEGLIRGYWKDKVTPGHLRMADVPEGADLLSNPEVPWPVVTIDNVCVLPGVPEIFRLKLRMLREKIGSDTPFVSRALYTTCDEGSIAQLLEDLGRHHPAVEIGSYPRWRDDDYRVKLTFDGLDAAAVGACLEACRAALDDEQVVRVE; encoded by the coding sequence ATGGCTCGTCGCGCCGCCGCCCTCGTGATCGGGAACGAGATCCTCACCGGGAAGATCCGGGACGAGAACGTGCACGTGCTCGCCAAGGAGCTGCGGCTGCTCGGCATCGTGCTCGACCGGGTGATCATCTGCCCCGACGACATCGACGTGATCGCCGACGACCTCCGCGCGCTCCGACGCAGCCACGATCTCGTGTTCACGAGCGGCGGGGTCGGGCCCACCCCCGACGACGTCACGCTCCCCGCGGTCGCCAAGTCGTTCGACCGCCCGCTCGTCCGCTCCGAGACCATCGAGGGCCTCATCCGCGGCTACTGGAAGGACAAGGTCACGCCTGGCCATCTGCGCATGGCCGACGTGCCCGAGGGCGCCGACCTGCTCAGCAACCCCGAGGTGCCGTGGCCGGTCGTGACGATCGACAACGTGTGCGTGCTGCCCGGCGTGCCGGAGATCTTCCGCCTCAAGCTGCGCATGCTCCGCGAGAAGATCGGCAGCGACACCCCGTTCGTGTCGCGTGCGCTCTACACGACCTGCGACGAGGGCTCGATCGCGCAGCTCCTCGAGGACCTCGGCCGGCATCACCCCGCGGTCGAGATCGGGAGCTACCCCCGCTGGCGCGATGACGACTACCGCGTGAAGCTGACCTTCGATGGGCTCGACGCCGCCGCCGTGGGCGCGTGTCTCGAGGCGTGCCGAGCCGCTCTGGACGACGAACAGGTGGTGCGCGTCGAATGA
- a CDS encoding alpha/beta fold hydrolase has translation MNARFFSLSCLLGLVSVLSGCGDEERPASTPEPAPVVSEEPPAPTEPEPPAEPPPLREAREIRIPSEGATLVGDLRVGDSVAAPLVVLVHQLSSTRAEWEPLLRHLGADPALSTFALDMRGHGASTERASTERERGAALDWQRFETRDWEAVAADLRAALGHLREEEGLQPTRVALIGSSIGSSAVIQAASEDESVDVVVALSPGRAYRGLDAITPLPALGERPFLAVASRGEASSAEAAQDMARIAGGGELLLVEGDAHGVGMFESAPDSLPRVATFLRTHLAAAE, from the coding sequence ATGAACGCTCGTTTCTTCTCTCTCTCCTGTCTCCTCGGGCTCGTCTCGGTCCTCTCCGGCTGTGGCGACGAGGAGCGCCCCGCGTCCACGCCCGAGCCCGCGCCGGTCGTCTCCGAGGAGCCGCCCGCGCCGACGGAGCCGGAGCCGCCGGCGGAGCCGCCGCCGCTGCGCGAGGCGCGTGAGATCCGGATCCCGAGCGAGGGAGCCACGCTGGTCGGCGATCTCCGGGTCGGGGACTCCGTCGCGGCGCCGCTCGTGGTCCTGGTCCATCAGCTCTCCTCGACCCGCGCGGAGTGGGAGCCGCTGCTCCGCCACCTGGGCGCGGACCCGGCGCTGAGCACGTTCGCGCTGGACATGCGTGGGCATGGTGCTTCTACGGAGCGTGCCTCCACCGAGCGTGAGCGCGGCGCGGCCCTCGACTGGCAGCGCTTCGAGACCCGCGACTGGGAGGCCGTCGCCGCCGACCTTCGCGCCGCGCTCGGCCACCTGCGCGAGGAGGAGGGGCTGCAGCCCACGCGCGTCGCGCTCATCGGCTCGAGCATCGGCTCGAGCGCGGTGATCCAGGCCGCGTCCGAGGACGAGAGCGTCGACGTGGTCGTCGCGCTCTCGCCCGGCCGCGCCTACCGCGGGCTCGACGCGATCACCCCGCTCCCGGCCCTGGGCGAGCGGCCGTTCCTCGCCGTCGCCAGCCGCGGAGAGGCGTCGAGCGCCGAGGCCGCGCAGGACATGGCCCGCATCGCGGGGGGCGGCGAGCTGCTGCTGGTCGAAGGCGACGCGCACGGCGTCGGCATGTTCGAGAGCGCGCCCGACAGCCTGCCTCGCGTCGCGACCTTCCTGCGCACGCACCTCGCGGCCGCGGAGTGA
- a CDS encoding Sir2 family NAD-dependent protein deacetylase has product MGDVERLAALLKGAKRGVALTGAGVSTESGIPDFRSPDSGLWKEHDPMEIASLEGFRREPRAFYAFWGERFGALAGAQPNVTHHVLARLERQGRLRGVVTQNIDGLHHDAGSETVLEVHGSYRQARCVGCRAVYPLADMEARVKAGRLPFCDACGELVKPDVVLFGEDLPPLFREAERLTELADVFLVLGSSLQVHPVAGLVALAHRHGARLAIVNREPSPYDELAEVLIHAELGATMRALASLLD; this is encoded by the coding sequence GTGGGGGACGTCGAGCGCCTGGCCGCGCTGCTGAAAGGCGCGAAGCGCGGCGTCGCGCTGACCGGCGCGGGGGTCTCCACCGAGTCCGGCATCCCCGACTTCCGGAGCCCGGACAGCGGCCTCTGGAAAGAGCACGACCCGATGGAGATCGCCTCGCTCGAGGGCTTTCGCCGCGAGCCGCGCGCCTTCTACGCGTTCTGGGGCGAGCGCTTCGGCGCGCTGGCCGGCGCGCAGCCCAACGTCACGCACCACGTCCTCGCCCGGCTCGAGCGGCAGGGGCGGCTGCGCGGCGTGGTCACCCAGAACATCGACGGGCTCCACCACGACGCCGGCAGCGAGACCGTGCTCGAGGTGCACGGCAGCTACCGGCAGGCGCGCTGCGTGGGCTGCCGCGCCGTCTATCCGCTCGCGGACATGGAGGCGCGCGTGAAGGCGGGGCGACTGCCGTTCTGCGACGCGTGCGGCGAGCTGGTGAAGCCCGACGTGGTGCTCTTCGGTGAAGACTTGCCGCCGCTGTTCCGGGAGGCCGAGCGGCTGACCGAGCTGGCCGACGTTTTTCTGGTCCTCGGCTCCTCGCTGCAGGTGCACCCCGTGGCCGGGCTCGTCGCGCTCGCGCATCGGCACGGCGCGCGCCTCGCCATCGTCAACCGCGAGCCGAGCCCCTACGACGAGCTGGCGGAGGTGCTGATCCACGCGGAGCTCGGCGCGACCATGCGCGCCCTCGCGTCGCTGCTCGACTGA
- the rraA gene encoding ribonuclease E activity regulator RraA gives MSDWTTADLYDAHEGEVQVAEGRFLSFGKRARFCGPIRTLKVFEDNPMVKAAVKSPGEGHVLVVDGGGSLRSALVGDRLAGFAADNGWAGLVIWGCVRDSAVIDTLDIGVRCLGTTPRRSAKHGFGEEGGSVRFAGVRFGPGMHLYADEDGLLVATHALHD, from the coding sequence ATGAGCGACTGGACGACCGCGGATCTCTACGACGCCCACGAGGGCGAGGTGCAGGTGGCGGAGGGGCGGTTCCTGTCTTTCGGCAAGCGCGCCCGGTTCTGCGGGCCCATCCGCACGCTCAAGGTGTTCGAGGACAACCCGATGGTGAAGGCCGCGGTGAAGTCCCCGGGCGAGGGTCACGTCCTGGTCGTCGACGGCGGGGGCTCGCTCCGGAGCGCGCTGGTCGGCGATCGGCTGGCTGGCTTCGCGGCCGACAACGGCTGGGCCGGGCTCGTGATCTGGGGCTGCGTGCGAGACAGCGCGGTCATCGACACCCTCGACATCGGCGTCCGCTGTCTGGGCACGACCCCGCGTCGGAGCGCCAAGCACGGCTTCGGCGAGGAGGGCGGGAGCGTGCGCTTCGCCGGGGTCCGCTTCGGCCCGGGCATGCACCTGTACGCGGACGAGGACGGGCTCCTCGTGGCCACGCACGCTCTGCACGACTGA